In one Echinicola marina genomic region, the following are encoded:
- the argG gene encoding argininosuccinate synthase — MKKVILAYSGGLDTTFCAIHLSQEKGYEVHAVLVNTGGFSEEELKATEERADKLGIASFEVLDVTQTYYNEVIKYLVFGNVLKNQTYPLSVSAERILQAKALAEYAKKIGAKAVAHGSTGAGNDQVRFDMIFQTILPEAEIITPIRDLKLSREAEIEYLKKHGVEMNFEKAAYSINKGIWGTSVGGKETLTSGDTLPEEAYPTQLTKTEPKTITLQFEAGELKGVNGEKFDNPVDAILKVQELADPYAIGRDIHVGDTIIGIKGRVGFEAAAPLIIIKGHQLLEKHTLTKWQTFWKNQMAEFYGNHLHEGHYLDPVMRNLEAFLQDTQTFVTGTVKVALKPYQFQLIGIESEHDLMSAKFGSYGEMNKGYTAEDVKGFTKILGNQTAIFHKVNQTLEND, encoded by the coding sequence ATGAAAAAAGTAATTTTAGCATATAGCGGTGGTTTGGACACCACTTTTTGCGCCATCCACCTATCCCAAGAAAAAGGCTATGAAGTTCATGCCGTATTGGTAAATACTGGCGGATTCAGCGAGGAAGAGTTAAAAGCCACCGAAGAAAGAGCAGATAAATTGGGAATTGCGTCGTTTGAGGTATTGGATGTTACCCAAACCTACTATAATGAGGTGATTAAGTACCTGGTATTTGGCAATGTTCTGAAAAACCAAACTTACCCACTTTCTGTCAGTGCTGAAAGGATCCTTCAAGCCAAGGCCCTTGCGGAATATGCTAAAAAAATCGGAGCAAAAGCTGTAGCTCATGGAAGCACAGGAGCCGGAAATGATCAGGTCCGTTTTGATATGATCTTTCAAACCATCCTTCCTGAAGCCGAAATCATTACCCCGATCCGTGATTTGAAATTGAGCCGTGAAGCTGAGATCGAATATTTGAAAAAGCACGGCGTGGAAATGAATTTCGAAAAAGCAGCCTATTCCATCAATAAAGGTATTTGGGGAACTTCTGTGGGAGGTAAGGAAACCCTTACTTCTGGTGATACTTTGCCTGAAGAAGCCTACCCTACTCAGTTGACAAAAACTGAACCTAAAACAATTACCTTGCAATTTGAGGCTGGTGAATTAAAAGGGGTCAACGGAGAAAAATTTGACAATCCAGTAGATGCTATCCTTAAAGTTCAGGAATTGGCTGATCCCTATGCCATTGGCCGAGACATTCACGTAGGAGACACCATCATTGGTATCAAAGGCCGTGTTGGTTTTGAGGCTGCCGCACCTTTGATCATCATTAAGGGGCACCAATTATTGGAAAAACACACTCTGACCAAATGGCAAACATTCTGGAAAAATCAAATGGCAGAATTCTACGGAAACCACCTTCACGAAGGACATTATTTAGATCCAGTGATGAGAAACTTAGAAGCTTTCCTTCAGGATACTCAAACATTCGTTACGGGTACTGTAAAGGTTGCCCTTAAACCATATCAGTTCCAATTGATTGGAATTGAGTCAGAGCATGATTTGATGTCAGCCAAATTTGGTAGTTATGGTGAAATGAACAAAGGATATACCGCTGAAGATGTTAAAGGATTCACCAAAATACTTGGTAACCAAACAGCAATTTTCCATAAAGTGAACCAAACCTTAGAAAATGACTAA
- a CDS encoding DsbA family oxidoreductase produces MKIEIWSDIMCPFCYIGKRRLEEALEEFPHKDKVQVEWKSFLLNPEMKTEPDKSIAQYLAETKGWSLEQAEEAGEQVAAMAKEEGLDYDFSKVVVANARKAHRLLQFAKINGKGDALKERLFHAYFTEGANMDDEATLIHLAKEVGLEAEKAEAAIPSADYDAAVNHDIYESQQLGVRGVPFFVLDQKYGVSGAQPKETFSQALDTAWKAYEGERAPLKSVEGTETGSACDIDGNCD; encoded by the coding sequence ATGAAGATAGAAATCTGGTCGGACATCATGTGTCCTTTTTGCTACATTGGAAAAAGAAGGTTAGAAGAAGCATTGGAGGAGTTTCCTCATAAAGATAAGGTGCAAGTGGAGTGGAAGAGTTTTTTATTGAATCCTGAAATGAAAACAGAACCTGATAAAAGCATTGCTCAGTATTTGGCAGAAACCAAAGGCTGGAGTTTGGAACAGGCTGAAGAGGCAGGAGAGCAGGTAGCAGCTATGGCTAAGGAAGAAGGTTTGGATTATGATTTCAGTAAAGTGGTTGTGGCCAATGCAAGGAAAGCGCACCGTCTTCTACAGTTTGCCAAGATCAATGGTAAGGGAGACGCTTTAAAGGAAAGGTTATTTCATGCCTATTTTACAGAAGGTGCCAATATGGATGATGAGGCAACTTTGATCCATTTAGCTAAGGAGGTTGGATTGGAAGCGGAAAAAGCGGAGGCTGCCATACCGTCCGCTGATTATGACGCAGCTGTCAACCATGATATCTATGAATCTCAACAATTAGGGGTGAGAGGTGTTCCTTTTTTTGTACTGGACCAGAAGTACGGTGTTTCTGGGGCCCAGCCTAAAGAGACTTTTAGTCAAGCTTTGGATACAGCTTGGAAAGCATACGAAGGGGAGAGAGCTCCCTTAAAATCTGTAGAAGGAACTGAAACAGGCAGCGCCTGTGATATTGATGGAAATTGTGATTAG
- a CDS encoding aspartate aminotransferase family protein, which yields MNLFDVYPLINVTPVKAAGSKIWDDQGNEYLDLYGGHAVISIGHSHPHYTKRIKEQLDNIAFYSNSVQIPIQKELATKLGEVSGYTDYNLFLCNSGAEANENALKLASFETGKKGFISFTKGFHGRTAGAVALTDNPKIIAPFNEHEHVHILPFNDIESVEKQLAQGDIAGIIIEGIQGVGGIQVPNTEFLLGLAKLAKQYGAKLILDEVQSGYARTGKFFAHQWVEGLKPDLITVAKGMGNGFPIGGVLISPDFKASHGLLGTTFGGNHLACAAALAVLEVIEEENLIDKSLESGEALVKELQAIEGVTEVRGKGLMIGFDLDIEAAPVRAALIKEHKIFTGSSAGKHTIRLLPPLNIEAKALTLFIQKLKTVLTTNKVQ from the coding sequence ATGAACCTATTTGATGTTTATCCATTGATCAATGTAACCCCCGTGAAAGCTGCCGGCAGCAAAATATGGGATGATCAAGGAAATGAATATTTAGATTTATATGGTGGCCATGCCGTGATTTCTATAGGACACAGCCATCCACATTATACAAAACGGATCAAGGAGCAATTGGACAATATTGCCTTTTACTCCAACTCAGTCCAAATCCCTATCCAAAAGGAATTAGCAACAAAACTGGGCGAAGTTTCTGGCTATACCGACTACAATTTATTCTTATGTAATTCTGGTGCTGAAGCCAATGAAAACGCCCTCAAGTTAGCTTCTTTTGAAACAGGCAAAAAAGGTTTTATTTCCTTTACCAAGGGCTTCCATGGAAGGACTGCAGGTGCGGTGGCCTTGACGGACAATCCCAAAATCATCGCTCCTTTCAACGAGCATGAACATGTACATATTCTTCCTTTCAACGATATTGAATCCGTGGAAAAGCAATTGGCTCAAGGCGATATTGCTGGAATCATCATAGAAGGAATCCAAGGTGTAGGAGGTATTCAAGTGCCGAATACAGAATTTCTTTTGGGTCTTGCCAAATTGGCGAAGCAATATGGCGCGAAACTCATCTTGGACGAAGTTCAGTCTGGATATGCCAGGACAGGAAAATTCTTTGCCCATCAGTGGGTAGAAGGATTAAAACCCGACTTGATCACTGTAGCCAAAGGAATGGGCAATGGCTTCCCCATCGGAGGAGTGTTGATCAGTCCTGATTTCAAAGCTTCTCATGGTCTTCTTGGAACCACCTTTGGAGGCAACCATTTAGCCTGTGCTGCTGCATTGGCTGTTTTGGAGGTAATTGAAGAGGAAAACCTTATTGATAAATCACTTGAAAGTGGCGAAGCCTTGGTAAAAGAACTTCAGGCCATTGAAGGCGTAACTGAAGTACGAGGTAAAGGCTTGATGATTGGATTTGACCTGGACATAGAAGCCGCTCCTGTAAGAGCTGCTTTGATCAAGGAACATAAAATTTTCACGGGCAGCTCAGCAGGAAAGCACACCATTCGTTTGCTTCCTCCACTGAATATTGAAGCAAAAGCCTTAACTTTATTTATTCAAAAGTTAAAAACAGTATTAACCACTAATAAGGTCCAATAG
- the argC gene encoding N-acetyl-gamma-glutamyl-phosphate reductase, translating into MTKIKTAIIGAAGYTGGELLRILVNHPNCELVYIHSNSQKGKKIDEVHPDLIGDSDLIFTDEVKTEGLDAVFLGLPHGQAKSFLEQNKFDETTVIIDLSTDFRDESNGFLYGLPEINSAKNKDTKRIANPGCFATGIQLALVPAIAAGLAKNDIHITGITGSTGAGKKLSETTHFSQRNQNVSVYKLFTHQHLKEIKQTFGQLQEGFDQNLLFVPYRGNFSRGIWITAYFPYEGTIEDAYKVYKDFYADAPFTHVSDKDIDLKQVVSTNKCIVHLKKEEGQLVVYSAIDNLLKGASGQAVQNYNLAFGLDEKTGLKLKSVAF; encoded by the coding sequence ATGACTAAAATCAAAACTGCCATTATTGGCGCTGCAGGATATACCGGAGGGGAATTACTAAGAATTTTGGTCAACCACCCTAACTGTGAACTGGTTTATATCCACAGCAACAGCCAAAAGGGCAAAAAAATAGATGAAGTACACCCAGATCTGATCGGTGACTCCGATTTGATCTTCACGGATGAAGTAAAAACTGAAGGTTTGGACGCCGTTTTCTTGGGATTGCCCCATGGACAGGCCAAATCCTTTTTGGAACAGAACAAATTCGATGAAACCACTGTCATCATTGACTTGAGTACTGATTTCAGAGATGAGTCCAATGGTTTCCTATATGGACTTCCTGAGATCAATTCCGCAAAAAACAAGGACACCAAGCGCATTGCCAACCCGGGCTGCTTTGCCACAGGAATCCAACTGGCCTTGGTACCTGCCATTGCTGCTGGATTGGCCAAAAATGATATTCATATTACCGGTATAACGGGCAGTACTGGTGCAGGTAAAAAGTTGAGTGAAACCACTCACTTTAGTCAGCGTAACCAGAATGTTTCAGTTTATAAGCTTTTCACCCATCAGCACCTAAAAGAAATCAAACAGACTTTTGGGCAGCTTCAGGAAGGCTTTGACCAAAACCTGCTTTTTGTTCCCTACAGGGGTAATTTCTCGCGAGGAATCTGGATAACGGCTTATTTTCCTTACGAAGGAACCATAGAAGATGCCTATAAAGTTTACAAGGACTTTTATGCAGATGCCCCTTTTACCCACGTTTCAGATAAAGATATTGACTTGAAACAGGTGGTGAGCACCAATAAGTGCATTGTTCACTTGAAAAAAGAGGAAGGACAATTGGTGGTCTATTCCGCCATTGACAACCTTTTGAAAGGAGCTTCAGGACAAGCCGTCCAAAACTACAACTTGGCCTTTGGCTTGGATGAAAAAACAGGTTTAAAACTCAAAAGCGTAGCTTTCTAA
- a CDS encoding MerR family transcriptional regulator: MPYKEREIEKKYYSIGEVAEMFKVATSLIRYWEGEFDIIKPKKDKKGNRRFTKEDIEKIGLIFHLVKEKGYTLQGAQEIIKKDQYEISDKAGMVNRLKEIRSFLIEIRNNLHAENSG, encoded by the coding sequence GTGCCATACAAAGAACGAGAAATAGAGAAAAAGTATTATTCCATAGGTGAAGTAGCTGAAATGTTCAAAGTAGCCACTTCACTGATCCGCTATTGGGAAGGTGAGTTTGACATTATCAAACCCAAAAAGGACAAAAAAGGCAACCGCAGGTTTACCAAGGAAGACATCGAAAAAATCGGTCTCATTTTTCATTTGGTAAAGGAAAAAGGCTACACTTTGCAAGGTGCTCAAGAAATCATCAAAAAAGATCAGTATGAGATTTCTGACAAAGCCGGCATGGTCAATCGCCTGAAAGAAATTAGAAGCTTTTTAATAGAAATAAGGAACAATCTTCATGCAGAAAACAGCGGATGA
- the argB gene encoding acetylglutamate kinase, whose protein sequence is MNISIVKIGGNVIDDPEKLEEFLALFARLEGKKILVHGGGVMASKFGESLGIKPKMVDGRRITDAETLDVVTMVYAGLINKKIVAQLQEFRQNAMGFTGADGNLIRSSKRPIGKIDYGFVGDVKEVNTDLLDLLLAEDIVPVISAITHDKKGNLLNTNADTIASEIATSMAKKHMVKLYFCFNKAGVLIDEHNDDSVVPRINEEIYEELKKDNVIHSGMIPKLDNAFAALQKGVSNVWLGKAENLLLAAKGKKSGTNIERHKYDLY, encoded by the coding sequence ATGAATATCAGTATTGTAAAAATTGGCGGTAACGTCATTGATGATCCGGAAAAACTGGAAGAATTTTTAGCTTTGTTTGCCCGACTGGAAGGAAAAAAAATCCTGGTCCATGGTGGAGGGGTGATGGCTTCCAAATTCGGTGAAAGCCTTGGTATAAAACCCAAAATGGTGGATGGAAGAAGGATCACTGATGCAGAGACCTTAGATGTGGTTACCATGGTTTATGCAGGACTGATCAATAAAAAGATCGTCGCCCAACTACAGGAATTTAGGCAAAATGCCATGGGCTTTACAGGTGCAGATGGTAATCTTATACGCTCATCAAAAAGGCCAATAGGTAAAATTGACTACGGTTTTGTAGGGGATGTCAAGGAAGTGAACACTGATCTTTTGGACTTATTACTTGCAGAAGATATTGTTCCAGTAATATCAGCCATCACCCATGACAAAAAAGGCAACCTCCTCAATACCAATGCTGATACCATTGCCTCGGAAATTGCTACTTCCATGGCAAAAAAACACATGGTAAAATTGTACTTCTGTTTCAACAAAGCAGGGGTACTGATCGATGAGCACAATGATGATTCTGTCGTTCCCCGCATCAATGAGGAAATTTACGAAGAACTCAAAAAAGACAATGTTATCCATTCCGGTATGATTCCAAAACTGGACAATGCCTTTGCGGCACTTCAAAAAGGAGTCAGCAATGTCTGGCTGGGCAAAGCAGAAAACTTGTTATTGGCAGCTAAGGGAAAAAAATCGGGCACTAATATAGAAAGACATAAATACGACCTTTATTAA
- a CDS encoding GNAT family N-acetyltransferase — translation MTKSQFIIQPAAEQHCKYAQEIVDEMATSAQARGTGIAKRSPEYIKQKMMEGKAVIALSKTGEWAGFCYIEAWSHGRFVANSGLIVSPNFRKSGLAREIKKAVFKLSRSKYPNAKIFGLTTGAAVMKINSELGYVPVSYSDLTDDEEFWKGCQSCVNYEILKSKNRSNCLCTAMLYVPKDQKKKEVAMRKDFDKNLSLFERLVRMKRAVFTGIKKKTNKTLEII, via the coding sequence ATGACAAAAAGTCAATTTATCATTCAGCCTGCCGCAGAGCAGCATTGTAAATATGCCCAAGAAATTGTGGATGAAATGGCTACTTCCGCCCAAGCCAGAGGAACTGGTATTGCCAAACGTTCCCCTGAGTACATCAAGCAAAAGATGATGGAAGGCAAAGCCGTCATCGCCTTATCCAAAACTGGAGAATGGGCAGGTTTCTGCTATATTGAAGCATGGAGCCATGGGAGATTTGTAGCCAATTCAGGACTGATCGTTTCCCCCAATTTTAGAAAATCCGGCCTTGCCAGAGAAATAAAAAAAGCAGTTTTCAAACTAAGCAGAAGCAAGTATCCAAATGCTAAAATCTTTGGTTTGACAACTGGTGCAGCTGTAATGAAAATCAACTCTGAACTGGGCTATGTACCGGTGAGTTATTCAGACCTTACAGATGATGAGGAATTCTGGAAAGGGTGTCAAAGCTGTGTCAACTATGAAATCCTAAAAAGCAAAAATCGCAGCAACTGTCTTTGCACGGCAATGCTTTATGTTCCTAAGGACCAAAAGAAAAAAGAAGTGGCCATGCGTAAGGATTTTGACAAAAACCTTAGCCTTTTTGAGCGCTTGGTGCGCATGAAGCGTGCTGTCTTCACAGGAATAAAAAAAAAGACGAATAAAACATTAGAAATTATATAA
- a CDS encoding Fic family protein, producing MKTLATILLESRENLALTLKEAVSLTGIDAGLISKFERGKRLPSERNLMSLSEVYGLVYSDLKKRWLVEKVLNLVQYEVDSAEILALAESRVEYLAGKQSLVLQKIPEEVLSKLEKIDLLKEKWNNKRPLGAVQLQKMKEYFNVAYTFESNRIEGNTLTLQETHLVVNEGITIGGKSMREHLEAINHAEAVDYLEQLVVDKVDLYKRSLLDLHYLILKGIDKDNAGKFRTVPVRISGSKHIPPQPYLINKMMEDYFLHYQNQKKLLHPVLLAAELHERLVSIHPFVDGNGRSSRLIMNLILVSNGYTIANLKGDNASRMGYYRALEAVQVNNDPVPFYHLVADAVLESLEQHLEMV from the coding sequence ATGAAAACTTTAGCGACTATTTTATTGGAAAGCAGGGAAAATCTTGCGCTTACCTTGAAGGAAGCGGTGAGTTTGACAGGGATAGATGCGGGATTGATCAGTAAATTTGAACGAGGGAAAAGATTGCCATCAGAAAGAAACTTGATGAGTTTGTCAGAGGTCTATGGCTTGGTCTATAGCGATTTGAAAAAGAGATGGTTGGTGGAGAAAGTGTTGAATTTGGTGCAGTATGAAGTTGATTCAGCTGAAATATTGGCTTTGGCAGAAAGTAGGGTAGAGTACCTTGCTGGAAAGCAGTCTCTTGTCCTTCAAAAGATTCCTGAGGAGGTTTTGTCCAAGTTGGAGAAGATAGATTTGCTCAAGGAAAAATGGAATAATAAAAGGCCATTGGGAGCAGTTCAGCTGCAAAAGATGAAAGAGTACTTTAATGTGGCTTATACCTTTGAAAGTAATAGAATTGAAGGGAATACCTTGACCTTACAAGAGACCCATTTGGTAGTAAATGAAGGAATTACCATTGGTGGTAAGTCGATGAGGGAGCATTTGGAAGCTATCAACCATGCGGAAGCGGTGGATTATTTGGAGCAGCTGGTGGTGGACAAGGTGGACCTTTATAAGAGAAGTTTGCTGGATCTTCATTATTTGATTTTAAAAGGGATTGATAAGGATAATGCGGGTAAATTCCGTACAGTGCCTGTGCGAATCAGTGGGAGTAAGCATATTCCGCCCCAGCCTTATCTGATCAATAAGATGATGGAAGATTATTTCTTGCATTACCAAAATCAAAAAAAGCTATTGCATCCAGTGCTTTTGGCTGCGGAGCTTCATGAACGCCTGGTGAGCATTCATCCTTTTGTGGATGGAAATGGAAGGAGCAGTCGGTTGATCATGAATTTGATCTTGGTCAGTAATGGATACACCATTGCCAATCTAAAAGGGGATAATGCATCTAGGATGGGTTATTATCGGGCTTTGGAAGCAGTACAGGTGAATAATGATCCAGTACCTTTTTATCATTTGGTAGCTGATGCTGTTTTGGAATCATTGGAGCAGCATTTGGAGATGGTTTAG
- a CDS encoding Rossmann-fold NAD(P)-binding domain-containing protein, whose amino-acid sequence MKYYTQFENKSLADQLIQQALEYKASPLQDQNLGAGKRIGLIFLNPSLRTRVSTQIAAANLGMSAIVLNMDKEGWALEMEDGAIMNQGKVEHIRDAAGVLGSYFDVLALRAFPSLTNKKEDSEDYILNQFIKHSGLPVVSLESAIRHPLQSLADMITIDELKKKDKPKVVLTWAPHIKAIPHAVANSFAEWSIGCGHDVTITHPEGYELDERFTKGAKIEYDQDKALADADFVYVKNWSGFNEYGKILCTDESWMLNEQKLVQAPHAKVMHCLPVRRNVELSDEILDGPRSLVQHQAKNRIFAAQAALSHILK is encoded by the coding sequence ATGAAATACTACACCCAATTTGAAAACAAAAGCCTGGCTGATCAACTGATCCAACAAGCCTTGGAATACAAAGCATCTCCTTTACAGGATCAAAACCTAGGCGCTGGAAAGAGAATTGGATTGATATTTTTGAATCCCAGCCTAAGGACCCGTGTCAGCACGCAGATTGCTGCGGCCAATTTGGGCATGAGTGCTATTGTCCTCAATATGGACAAAGAAGGCTGGGCATTGGAAATGGAAGATGGTGCCATCATGAACCAAGGCAAAGTGGAGCATATCCGTGATGCTGCTGGTGTTTTGGGTAGCTATTTTGATGTATTGGCGCTGAGAGCATTCCCTTCCCTCACCAATAAAAAGGAAGACAGCGAAGATTATATCCTCAACCAGTTTATCAAACACAGTGGTCTTCCAGTAGTGAGTTTGGAAAGTGCTATTCGTCATCCATTACAGAGTTTGGCGGATATGATTACCATAGATGAGCTTAAGAAAAAAGATAAGCCAAAAGTCGTGCTTACTTGGGCACCACATATCAAAGCTATTCCACATGCAGTCGCCAATTCTTTTGCAGAATGGTCCATCGGCTGTGGGCATGATGTGACCATCACCCATCCGGAAGGATATGAATTGGACGAGAGGTTCACCAAAGGAGCCAAAATAGAATATGACCAGGACAAGGCGCTTGCAGATGCTGACTTTGTTTATGTTAAAAACTGGAGTGGCTTTAATGAATATGGAAAGATTCTTTGCACAGATGAATCTTGGATGCTCAATGAACAGAAATTGGTTCAAGCACCTCATGCAAAAGTAATGCACTGTCTTCCTGTAAGAAGAAATGTGGAACTTTCGGATGAAATCTTAGACGGCCCAAGAAGCTTGGTACAGCATCAAGCCAAAAACAGAATCTTTGCAGCACAAGCAGCACTTAGTCATATTTTAAAATAA
- the argH gene encoding argininosuccinate lyase — translation MKLWQKNTTSTKEVEQFTIGRDPEFDIVLAPFDVLGSLAHATMLESIGLLTKDELATLKKGLKEIYTEIEAGTFKIDPGVEDVHSQVEFLLTERYGDVGKKLHSGRSRNDQVAVDLKLYYRSEIQEVLAATKSLFDLLVKLAEKHKNDLMPGYTHTQLAMPSSFGLWFGSLAESLAEDLEMLLAAYNLANRNPLGSAAGYGSSFPLNRTMTTELLGFKEMHYNVINAQNNRGKTEKVIAFAMAGLAGTLNRLAADTIIFMNQHFGFVKFPDNLTTGSSIMPHKKNPDVFELIRAKANQIQSGPQNLMMQMTNTTTGYHRDLQLLKETTFPDFEKLKDCLQITEFMLEHIEVKSGLLEDKFYKHLFSVEEVNRLVLEGMPFRDAYKKVGLDIESDDFAPEHTVNHSHEGSIGQLCLDEIKQKMDDAIAKFDFEKIESSYKKLLEA, via the coding sequence ATGAAACTTTGGCAAAAAAACACTACTAGCACCAAGGAAGTTGAACAATTTACAATTGGACGTGATCCTGAATTTGACATTGTCCTGGCTCCGTTTGATGTATTGGGATCGCTGGCCCACGCGACCATGTTGGAAAGTATTGGTCTTTTGACCAAAGATGAGCTAGCTACCCTGAAAAAGGGTCTGAAAGAAATCTATACTGAAATTGAAGCTGGAACCTTTAAAATTGATCCTGGAGTAGAGGACGTTCATTCACAGGTTGAATTTCTTCTTACAGAAAGATATGGAGATGTAGGTAAAAAATTACATAGCGGTCGTTCTAGAAATGACCAGGTTGCCGTAGACCTAAAGCTTTATTATCGTTCAGAGATCCAGGAGGTACTTGCTGCTACAAAATCCCTTTTTGACCTATTGGTGAAATTGGCAGAAAAACATAAAAATGATTTGATGCCAGGTTATACCCACACCCAATTGGCCATGCCTTCTTCTTTTGGCCTATGGTTTGGTTCACTGGCTGAGTCATTGGCAGAAGACCTGGAAATGTTGCTAGCTGCCTATAACCTAGCCAATAGAAACCCACTGGGCTCTGCTGCAGGCTATGGATCTTCATTTCCGCTAAACCGCACCATGACCACTGAGCTTTTGGGCTTTAAAGAGATGCACTATAACGTGATCAACGCTCAAAATAACCGTGGAAAAACCGAAAAGGTAATCGCCTTTGCCATGGCCGGACTGGCGGGTACGCTCAACCGATTAGCAGCGGATACGATCATCTTTATGAACCAACATTTTGGTTTCGTAAAGTTCCCTGATAACCTCACCACTGGATCCAGTATCATGCCTCATAAGAAAAATCCAGATGTATTTGAATTGATCAGAGCTAAGGCCAACCAAATCCAAAGTGGTCCTCAGAACCTGATGATGCAAATGACCAATACCACCACAGGTTATCACCGTGACTTACAATTATTAAAAGAAACGACCTTCCCTGATTTTGAAAAACTGAAGGACTGCCTCCAAATCACCGAATTTATGTTGGAGCATATTGAGGTGAAATCCGGCTTATTGGAAGATAAATTCTATAAGCATCTTTTCAGTGTAGAAGAAGTCAACCGCTTGGTTTTGGAAGGCATGCCATTCAGAGATGCTTACAAAAAGGTAGGTTTAGATATTGAAAGTGATGATTTTGCTCCTGAACATACCGTTAATCACAGCCATGAAGGTAGTATAGGGCAGCTTTGCCTGGATGAAATCAAACAAAAAATGGATGATGCCATAGCCAAGTTTGATTTTGAAAAAATTGAATCCAGCTACAAAAAGCTACTAGAAGCATAA
- a CDS encoding M20 family metallo-hydrolase — MDKLKEEAKTLLKQLIETPSLSREEDNTANIIADYLLRKGVEIKRKKNNIWAVNKHFDSQKPTILLNSHHDTVKPNNGYTKDPFNAITEEGKLYGLGSNDAGGCLVSLIAAFVYFYDHKLPFNLILAATAEEEISGREGIAYLLEELPKIHLAIVGEPTLLDVAVAEKGLMVIDATITGKAGHAARNEGINALYEALPDLNTIKDYKFKKVSEYLGESKVSATIIQSGSQHNVVPDKCVYTLDVRVTDSYTLQEALDELKEVLKADLQPRSMRLNSSALPKDHDIWKVIETMHLKCYGSPTLSDQALIPYPSIKIGPGDSARSHTPDEFIYLEEIDQGIDRYVEILQHYFDQN; from the coding sequence ATGGACAAGCTCAAGGAAGAAGCCAAAACTCTTCTAAAGCAGTTGATCGAAACTCCTTCCTTAAGCAGGGAGGAAGATAACACAGCCAATATAATAGCTGATTACCTCTTGCGAAAAGGAGTGGAAATCAAGCGAAAAAAGAACAATATCTGGGCCGTCAATAAACACTTTGATTCCCAAAAGCCCACTATTTTATTGAATTCCCACCATGATACCGTGAAGCCCAATAATGGCTATACAAAAGATCCTTTTAATGCCATCACTGAAGAGGGGAAATTATATGGACTGGGTAGTAATGATGCAGGAGGCTGTCTAGTTAGCCTTATTGCTGCATTTGTATATTTCTACGATCACAAACTTCCTTTCAATTTAATCTTGGCCGCAACAGCAGAAGAAGAAATCAGTGGCAGGGAAGGAATAGCTTATCTTTTAGAGGAACTTCCCAAAATCCATTTGGCCATAGTGGGGGAACCAACTTTATTGGATGTCGCTGTAGCTGAAAAAGGCCTTATGGTCATTGATGCAACTATCACTGGAAAGGCTGGACATGCTGCAAGAAATGAAGGTATCAATGCCTTATATGAAGCATTGCCAGACTTAAATACTATTAAAGACTATAAGTTCAAAAAGGTTTCAGAGTACTTGGGAGAAAGCAAAGTCTCCGCAACTATCATCCAATCAGGCAGCCAGCATAATGTGGTCCCGGACAAATGTGTTTACACCTTGGATGTCAGGGTTACAGACAGTTATACTTTACAAGAAGCTCTGGATGAGTTAAAAGAAGTATTAAAGGCAGATTTACAACCAAGGTCTATGCGTCTGAACAGTTCAGCATTGCCCAAAGACCATGATATTTGGAAGGTCATTGAGACCATGCACCTGAAGTGCTACGGCAGTCCCACATTATCTGACCAAGCCTTGATTCCGTATCCTTCTATTAAAATTGGTCCGGGAGATTCTGCCCGCTCACATACCCCAGATGAGTTTATTTATTTGGAAGAAATCGATCAGGGAATCGATCGGTATGTTGAGATTTTACAACATTATTTTGATCAAAATTAG